TCGTAAGCGGCAAACTCGCCGGCCCGGCCGGCCTGAATCGTGCGAAAGCCGATATGAACCAGACCGCTTAAAAAGGTGCCGGTAGCCAACACAACAGCCCTTGCCTGATAGTGACATCCAAAATGATCGATCAGGCCGACAACCGCGCCGTCTTCCACGACCAGTTGCTCCACGAGGGCTTGCTTGAGTTCCAGTCCGGCCTGCTTTTCAAGGACCGATTTCATGGCCGCATGGTAACGCATCTTATCGTTTTGGGTGCGGGACGAATGAACCGCGGGGCCTTTTTTGGTATTGAGCGTACGGTATTGGATGGCGGTTTTATCCGTTATTTTAGCCATTTCACCACCGAGCGCATCGATCTCCTTGACAAGCTGTCCCTTGGCCATTCCACCGATCGAGGGACTGCAGGGCATCGCAGCCACCTTGTCCAGATCAATCGCCAGCAACAGCACGCGGCACCCCATTCTCGCCGCCGCCAAGGCTGCTTCGCTCCCGGCATGGCCGGCACCGACAACTATCATATCGTATTTGTGGAGGGTCATCTTTTTCTTCCTTTTTTCCTCGAAAGCTATATAATCGTCTGACGATTTGGTCAACCATAGGTTCAATCCGATGCGCCTTCGATACAACGATCTGAATACCCATCTGCGCGGCATATTCGGCTGCCGCGTACAGAAAATCACCGTGGATGCAGGTCTTACATGCCCCAATCGGGATGGTACGATTTCCACGGGTGGGTGCATTTTTTGCAACGAAAAAGGATCCGGCACCGGCGCCCATGCCCAAAACGTATCCATCACGGAACAGCTCCTGCAAGGAAAAAAATGGTTGTCCAGGCGGTATAAGGCCCAAAAATTTATCGCCTATTTTCAGTCGTTCTCCAACACCTATGCCCCCGTATCACAACTTGCCCGCCTGTATGAAGAGGCGCTGGCTGTGGAAGATATCGCGGGCTTATCCATCGGCACCCGGCCGGACTGCGTGAACAAGCCGGTCATCGATCTGCTCTCCTCTTTGACCCGGACGCATCTCATCTGGGTGGAATACGGCTTGCAATCGGCGCATGATGAAACCCTTGCCCGCATCAACCGGGGGCACACCGTTGATTGTTTTCGCAAGGCGGTCCGGGCAACGCAGGGTCGCGGCATTAAAATCTGCGCGCATGTGATTCTGGGGTTGCCCGGTGAAAGTCCGCAACAAATGATGGAGACAGCGCAAGCCCTATCGGATCTGGGGGTGGACGGGGTGAAAATCCATCTGCTTTACGTTGTCAAAGGAACCCCACTTGAAACAGACTATGTTGACGGCCGATACCAATGCCTTGAACAATCGGAATATGTGAATCTTGTGTGTCGGTTTCTGGAACACCTCTCCCCCGGAATAGTGATTCAACGGCTCACTGGAGATCCGCATCCGGACGAGTTGGCGGCACCGGCCTGGGCCTTGCAAAGAAACCAAACCTTGATGTTGATACAAAACAAGCTCGAAAAAGAAGGCTCATGGCAGGGGAAATACCGATAAATCAAAACCCGAACTCCGCCAACAGATCATCCACCAGATCCTGTTTCATCTCATCGGAGGTTCCGGCACCGCTGACCTCACGCAACAATTTCGCCTTTTGCTCCAGGTTTTCCGGCGACGCATCTTTTCGAATGTTTAAAATGACGAGCACTTCCACGAGCCAATCCCGAATCTGACCGAGATCGTTGATCAATAACTCCATTTTTTGTCTGGCGACATCCTGGTAGGATTGGGACGCAATCATGTCAAACAGGTGCGATTTTAAATGGGTCAACCTGTTTTTGATATTCACCGTATCCGCAGGCAGTTCCGCCGCGGCTTTTTCAAGGGCATCGATCTCCTCCGTCAACCGATCCGAGCTGTCGAGCACCTGGCCGGTGGCATGCGCCATCAGCTCAATCACATTTTTGGCGCTTCTCACCGCGCTCGGGGCGTGCTCGCCGGCGCTGGTTAACGGGGTCTCGACATTCCTCATGTTGGCCAACAAGGCATTTATCTTCTGAGCCAACACGGAAAGCATACCCTCGGCATCAATTTCAGCGGCCCATTGGTCAAAATCACCACGCAATATCGACTCCGTGGCGTGAACCAATAGTTCCAGGTTTTTGTTAATATCCTTCCCAGCTTCCTTGCCCATCCCCTGTTCCTCCTTCCGACCCCCCAATTCAATACCGGACAGTGCCTATCATCGATAGCGCTGGTGGGTTTGATAATAAGCTTCCTTTGCCGCATACATTCGCCGATCGGCCTCTTTGAGCAACGCTTCGGGGACCATCGCATCGACGCCGCAAGCACCGAAACTCACGGCAACCGGAAATGTCTCCCCGTCCCCCACATCAATGGTCACCCCGTTGAAAACCGTCGTCACAAACCGTGCGATCACCTGCTGCGCACCCGCGTCAGTCGTATTTGAAAGCAAAATGACGAACTCATCCCCGCCGGTTCTGGCAACACAATCCATATCGCGCGTCGCGGCTTGAAGACTTCGGGCGACCGCGATGATAAGCGCATCTCCGGCCTCATGGCCGTATTGATCGTTGGCCTGCTTTAACCGGTTGACATCCGCGACCACGACGGCATAAGGGATATCGTATTGTTTGTGTTTCTTCTCTTCTTCCGAAAGAATGGTATCCAAATACCCTCTGTTGTACAACCCCGTCAGTGGATCCGTGTTCGCCCGCTCCTCCAACCGGCGCATCAGGATGCGGTTATGAAGGTACGCGCCAAGAGGTTCGTAAAACAACGAAATCAAATCCCGATTGTCGTTATCGGCCTCGGCGACAAGAAACCCGATTCCCACGCACCGGCCATCGCCTCCGAGGATTTCAATCTGCTGTATGTCCTTGGCAAAGCCATGGTTCCGCAATACCGATTTCACCTCGAATTTGCCGTTCCGCTCCGAAAGGCTGGCACGGATCAGTTGCAGCATCTGATTTTCGGCAAAGTTGCGCCGGACCGTAAACCAAAGACTTCCCGGACGAATGTCGTTGATGATAAGAGCGGCTGCATCGGCATGGCAAACCGGCATGATCATATTCAGGAAAAAGTCGGCGACGTTTTCCGGATTATTTTCTTTTTGCATCATGGTGCCGAAGTTCACCATGTTGGAAAGAATATTATTTTTTCGCGTAATGGTTTCCTGCTGCTCCCTGATTTTTTCAATCAACTGAATCTGGCGCGTCGCATCACGGAAAAGAAGCACCCCGCCATCATTCTCCGGGGATTCAATAATAATCTCGGTCAAATACCGGCCGTCAATCAGATGATTCGTTTTCTTGCCGTTGGCGTTATGAAAGCCGTCCTTCGCCGGGCAGTGCGCACAGGGGGTGCGCAACCCGATGAGGCCATAGCAGGTATCGGCCCGGCCGACCGGCAAGTGTTCCGCAACGGCACTGTTTTTTCGATCGATATAAAACTCCGCATTCACCAGCACCACAGCGTCCGGCAAATAATCCAACAACCGGCCAAGCTTGTGTTTTTCCTCAACGGCTTCCCGGCGATGCCTTTCAATCAATACATTTTTTGCCTGAAACTCTTTTCTGGCCAGGTCGGTCTTTCGAAGCGCCCCGATTTCCCGTGTCACGTTGTTGAGTGTCAGGATATAATTTTCACCCCAGGGGCAAACATATTCCTTTAAAAAACAGTCGTCACCGTTTCCTGTTGTTTTGCTGATCGCCTTTTGGAAAGACGAAAAGTTGCGGAGGGTTGAAATGGGGCAATCCCCGCAGGGGCTGTCCGCCTGAAGAAAAACGCCGTAGCATGTCCGCCCAATAAGTGTCTCGGCGTCCGCAATGCCCAGAAACACAATAGCCGCGCGGTTAGCCATCAAAATCCGGCGGTTCCCATCAATCCCCACAATACCGGTTTGAACAGCTTCCAAAGCGCTGTAAGTATCACCCTTGCCGTTTAGGATAGGTTCGAGTGCCCCATCATGTGAATTGCCATTGCTGACCATAACCCCAATGCCACAAAAGAAATAGATCGCCAATATCAAAGAAAAAAATCGGAGACCGCGGCGGCGATTACGCCAAAATGCGTCAAGGTCCGTTTAAACTTTTGAGATCAAATACAATCGTCGAATCTTTGGATCGGCAAGAAAACGAACGCATGCATTCGTTAAAAGGTCCCCCCGAAAGAACAAGCAGGCGGGTATAACTACAACAATACGGCTTCAAAAGTCAATCATGTATCGCCCTATCTTTCCGGAAATTCAGAAAAAGCGGGAAAGTCGAAAAGCAATGCGGCGGGCTTGCCTCCGAAGGGTCGCATGCGCTACAATACCTAATAGACAAATTTCTTATCCCCTTGGAGGCAAGCCCGGAATGAACACCGACGTCTCGTGCCGGCAGTATCGCTATACGGACCGACTCTATCCATCGTTTAAGGTGTTCCACGAGTTAATGCCGTGGAAGGTTCAAAATATTCTTTTGGTATCAAGCCCCTATGATGCGTTTATCATGGAGGAAGATGGCCGGATAGCCGGAAGAATCATTGATGAATACCGGGGCCTCAATCTTTCCAGACCGCCTCGGCTCACCTGGGTATCCACGGCCCGGGAGGCATTAGCCGCCCTGTCCGATGCAAGCTACGATATCGTGATCACCATGCCCCGCCTCGACGATATGAATCCCTATGAACTGGGGCGGAAAATAAAACAAAACACACCCGATCTGCCGGTCTTTCTGTTGACCCATTCCACCGCACCGGATCTTTCACGGCAAAATCAACCGGCGATAGACGTGTTTGACAAGATATATGTGTGGAGCGGCAATACGGACCTGCTCCTGGCGCTGATCAAGACGGTCGAAGATCGCAGAAACGTGGAGTTTGACACCCGGAACGCGCTGGTGCGCGTGATCATACTGGTTGAGGACTCTCCGATTTACGCGTCTTCCATCATTCCGCTGTTATATAAGGAAGTCGTGACCCAAACGCAACGGGTCATTGAAGAATCGATTAACGAGGAACATCGACTGCTGAGAATGCGGGCGCGGCCTAAAATTCTGGTGGCGGAAACCTTTGAAGAGGCTGAAGCACTTTACCGACGCTTCACCCCTTACCTTCTGGCCGTTATTTCCGATGTCCGTTTTCACAGAAACGGACAACCGGACGAGCACGCAGGCTTCTCCCTTCTGTCAATGATTCAACATGAAAATCCGAATGTCGCGCGGCTGATGTTAAGTTCCGAGGAAACCAATCGGAAAAAAGCAGAATCCCTGTCAACCGCCTTCATCAATAAAAATGCAGCTATATTCCTTACGGAAATCCGCGCGTTTTTCACTACTCACCTCGGATTCGGCGACTTTATTTTTCGGCTGCCCACGGGTGAAATACAGGGGCGAGCGGAAAACCTGCGCGCGATGGAAAAACTGCTGGCAATAATTCCGTCGGAATCGATCTATTACCATGGCGGCCGGAACGACTTCTCCATCTGGCTCATGGCCCGGGCGGAAGTTCAGCTGGCAAGCAAGCTTCGGCCGGTGAAGGTGACGGATTTCGGCAACGAAGAGGACTTGCGGAACTATCTGATCACCTGCATTCGCGATCAGCGAAAAAGTCGGCAACGGGGCCACATCACGGATTTTGTGGATGACAACATCGATCCGGATTATGATTTTATTAAAATCGGAAAAGGATCCCTGGGCGGCAAAGCCCGAAGCCTCGCCTTTATCTCTACGCTAATCAAGGAAAATCCGGCACTGCAAGACGCCTTTCCCGAAATCGACATTCGAATTCCCAAAACGCTCGTCGTTACTACCGACGGTTTTGATGCCTTTCTCAGTGAGAACCCTCTCAAAGATTTGCCCTTTGACACGCTGAGCGATGCGCAAATTAAGGCGGCGTTTCTTTCCGCGCAGTTGCCGGACTGGCTTGAGAATAAACTGAAGATCTTTCTTTCACATGCCGATTATCCCTTAGCCGTCAGATCTTCAAGCCTTCTCGAAGACGCCCAGTATCAACCTTTCGCGGGCATCTATCAAACCTATATGCTCCCGAACAATGATACCGAGCTGTTGAATCGGCTCGCACACCTGGTTTCCGCCGTCAAGCTGGTATACGCATCCACCTATCTGGAAGCCCCGCGCGCCTATGCCGCCAGCACGATTCACCGGATTGAAGAAGAGAAGATGGCGGTTATCATTCAGGAAATTGTTGGCAAACGCTATGGCGACTATTATTATCCCGCACTGTCCGGTGTGGTGCAGTCCTATAACTATTATCCGGTTTCCCCGCAGAAACCGGAAGACGGGGTTGCCCACATAGCACTCGGATTGGGAAAAACAGTGGTAGACGGCGGTGCCTCCCTTCGGTTTTCACCCAACCACCCGAGGTTCCTGCCGGGTTTTTCCAGCGTGGATGAAATTTTAAACCATTCCCAGCGACGCTTTTACGCACTGGATATGTCACGCACCAACACCTCGGCGGACATCGAAGAAAATTCCCGGCTTGTCGCACTTGATATGGATACAGTCGAAGATCACCCGCCGGTCAGGTTCCTGTCAAGCACCTATGTCGCTTCAGAGCATCGCATTCGTGACATTGGCCGGTCAACCGGGCACCGGGTGCTGACCTTCGCGACGATTCTTAAATATAATACAATCCCGCTACCGAAGTTGCTTATGGACATGCTCATCATTGGCCGCAAAGGAATGGGCGCTCCCGTGGAAATCGAATTTGCCGCCTCATTAGCGGATGATTCGCTCCCGGAGCCATGCCAAAGTCCGAGTTTCTCCCTGCTTCAGATTCGCCCCATGGCCTGCGGGCACTTTCAAACGGATGTTAAAATTCATCCCGAGGAGATCGGTAAGGCCTTTTGCTATTCCACCATGGCGTTGGGCAACGGATATTTCCAACACATCGATCGGATTGTTTTTGTAAAACCGGAAACTTTCAACCCGGCCGACACCATCACCATCGCCGGCGAAATCAGCAAGTTCAATCAACAGCTCAGAAAGGAAAACAAACAATACCTGTTGATCGGTCCCGGCCGATGGGGCTCAGCCGATCGATGGCTCGGCATTCCGG
This DNA window, taken from Desulfobacterales bacterium, encodes the following:
- a CDS encoding TIGR01212 family radical SAM protein (This family includes YhcC from E. coli K-12, an uncharacterized radical SAM protein.) — protein: MRLRYNDLNTHLRGIFGCRVQKITVDAGLTCPNRDGTISTGGCIFCNEKGSGTGAHAQNVSITEQLLQGKKWLSRRYKAQKFIAYFQSFSNTYAPVSQLARLYEEALAVEDIAGLSIGTRPDCVNKPVIDLLSSLTRTHLIWVEYGLQSAHDETLARINRGHTVDCFRKAVRATQGRGIKICAHVILGLPGESPQQMMETAQALSDLGVDGVKIHLLYVVKGTPLETDYVDGRYQCLEQSEYVNLVCRFLEHLSPGIVIQRLTGDPHPDELAAPAWALQRNQTLMLIQNKLEKEGSWQGKYR
- a CDS encoding sensor domain-containing diguanylate cyclase; protein product: MVSNGNSHDGALEPILNGKGDTYSALEAVQTGIVGIDGNRRILMANRAAIVFLGIADAETLIGRTCYGVFLQADSPCGDCPISTLRNFSSFQKAISKTTGNGDDCFLKEYVCPWGENYILTLNNVTREIGALRKTDLARKEFQAKNVLIERHRREAVEEKHKLGRLLDYLPDAVVLVNAEFYIDRKNSAVAEHLPVGRADTCYGLIGLRTPCAHCPAKDGFHNANGKKTNHLIDGRYLTEIIIESPENDGGVLLFRDATRQIQLIEKIREQQETITRKNNILSNMVNFGTMMQKENNPENVADFFLNMIMPVCHADAAALIINDIRPGSLWFTVRRNFAENQMLQLIRASLSERNGKFEVKSVLRNHGFAKDIQQIEILGGDGRCVGIGFLVAEADNDNRDLISLFYEPLGAYLHNRILMRRLEERANTDPLTGLYNRGYLDTILSEEEKKHKQYDIPYAVVVADVNRLKQANDQYGHEAGDALIIAVARSLQAATRDMDCVARTGGDEFVILLSNTTDAGAQQVIARFVTTVFNGVTIDVGDGETFPVAVSFGACGVDAMVPEALLKEADRRMYAAKEAYYQTHQRYR
- a CDS encoding DUF5752 family protein produces the protein MNTDVSCRQYRYTDRLYPSFKVFHELMPWKVQNILLVSSPYDAFIMEEDGRIAGRIIDEYRGLNLSRPPRLTWVSTAREALAALSDASYDIVITMPRLDDMNPYELGRKIKQNTPDLPVFLLTHSTAPDLSRQNQPAIDVFDKIYVWSGNTDLLLALIKTVEDRRNVEFDTRNALVRVIILVEDSPIYASSIIPLLYKEVVTQTQRVIEESINEEHRLLRMRARPKILVAETFEEAEALYRRFTPYLLAVISDVRFHRNGQPDEHAGFSLLSMIQHENPNVARLMLSSEETNRKKAESLSTAFINKNAAIFLTEIRAFFTTHLGFGDFIFRLPTGEIQGRAENLRAMEKLLAIIPSESIYYHGGRNDFSIWLMARAEVQLASKLRPVKVTDFGNEEDLRNYLITCIRDQRKSRQRGHITDFVDDNIDPDYDFIKIGKGSLGGKARSLAFISTLIKENPALQDAFPEIDIRIPKTLVVTTDGFDAFLSENPLKDLPFDTLSDAQIKAAFLSAQLPDWLENKLKIFLSHADYPLAVRSSSLLEDAQYQPFAGIYQTYMLPNNDTELLNRLAHLVSAVKLVYASTYLEAPRAYAASTIHRIEEEKMAVIIQEIVGKRYGDYYYPALSGVVQSYNYYPVSPQKPEDGVAHIALGLGKTVVDGGASLRFSPNHPRFLPGFSSVDEILNHSQRRFYALDMSRTNTSADIEENSRLVALDMDTVEDHPPVRFLSSTYVASEHRIRDIGRSTGHRVLTFATILKYNTIPLPKLLMDMLIIGRKGMGAPVEIEFAASLADDSLPEPCQSPSFSLLQIRPMACGHFQTDVKIHPEEIGKAFCYSTMALGNGYFQHIDRIVFVKPETFNPADTITIAGEISKFNQQLRKENKQYLLIGPGRWGSADRWLGIPVKWHDISQASVIVETTAKNLQAAPSQGTHFFHNLTAMGASYITVRANETDFIDWDWLNRLPTKKETDHARLAKCLSPISIKIDGKQSTAVLLK